The Lutibacter profundi genome includes a region encoding these proteins:
- a CDS encoding HesA/MoeB/ThiF family protein: MDFNKEEYFKRQTTLSEIGKEGQELLQKAKVLIIGCGGLGNPVAIYLATSGVGELHLVDFDTVSISNLHRQVFYKIENVGKPKVEILANEIKTRTPFTKVTHTNKAIDKDSILDLILKYDIVVDGTDSLPIKYLINDACVLAKKPLVYGSLYKFDGYVATFNVLGEDEEYTCNLRDAFPKIATDIPNCEEAGTLNPIVGLIALFQTNEVIKLITKKGKLLTNQLLIYNTLNNSQFKIKLKRNKQLNIEEIFKNSTYLDSKCTFQDSTLLITASELKKLFQIQPLK, translated from the coding sequence ATGGACTTCAATAAAGAGGAATATTTTAAACGCCAAACCACATTGTCTGAAATAGGTAAAGAAGGGCAAGAACTTTTGCAAAAAGCCAAAGTATTAATAATTGGTTGTGGAGGCTTAGGAAATCCAGTTGCAATTTATTTAGCAACTAGTGGGGTTGGAGAATTACATTTAGTTGATTTTGATACTGTTTCAATTTCAAATTTACATCGTCAGGTTTTTTATAAAATCGAAAATGTTGGTAAACCAAAAGTTGAAATTCTGGCAAATGAAATAAAAACGAGAACTCCTTTTACGAAAGTTACGCATACAAACAAGGCTATTGATAAAGATTCAATTTTAGATTTAATTTTAAAATACGATATTGTAGTTGATGGAACAGATAGTTTACCAATAAAATATTTGATAAACGATGCTTGTGTTTTAGCTAAAAAACCTTTAGTGTACGGTTCATTGTACAAATTTGATGGTTATGTTGCTACGTTTAATGTGTTAGGTGAAGACGAAGAATATACATGTAATTTACGAGATGCCTTTCCTAAAATAGCAACAGATATTCCAAATTGTGAAGAAGCAGGAACTCTAAATCCAATTGTAGGTTTAATTGCCTTGTTTCAAACAAATGAAGTGATTAAATTAATTACAAAAAAAGGGAAACTATTAACCAATCAATTGTTAATTTACAATACGCTTAATAACTCTCAATTTAAAATAAAACTAAAGAGAAACAAGCAGCTAAATATTGAAGAAATTTTTAAAAACTCAACATATTTAGACTCTAAATGTACTTTTCAAGATAGTACATTGTTAATTACTGCTTCAGAATTAAAAAAACTATTTCAAATTCAGCCATTGAAATAG